The following are encoded in a window of Miscanthus floridulus cultivar M001 unplaced genomic scaffold, ASM1932011v1 os_1183_6_7, whole genome shotgun sequence genomic DNA:
- the LOC136533786 gene encoding protein ELF4-LIKE 3-like, with protein MEEDGGSGSGSGSGSREPFVAGAGAGTGAGSNRGVGAGTSAGGGAKLPQVLQKSFGEVQGILEHNRVLIQEISQNQETRDADGLTRNVALIRELNTNIARVVDLYGDMSGSFARAVAAKKAAGGDKGGPKRPRSAGAGGQQQ; from the coding sequence ATGGAGGAGGACGGCGGctccggcagcggcagcggcagcggaagCAGGGAGCCGTTCGTGGCTGGGGCGGGAGCGGGGACTGGCGCCGGCAGCAACCGCGGCGTGGGAGCAGGGACcagcgcgggcggcggcgcgaAGCTGCCGCAGGTGCTGCAGAAGAGCTTCGGCGAGGTGCAGGGGATCCTGGAGCACAACCGCGTGCTGATCCAGGAGATCAGCCAGAACCAGGAGACCCGCGACGCGGACGGCCTCACCCGCAACGTGGCGCTCATCCGGGAGCTCAACACCAACATCGCCCGCGTCGTGGACCTCTACGGCGACATGTCGGGGTCCTTcgcccgcgccgtcgccgccaAGAAAGCAGCCGGAGGCGACAAGGGGGGCCCCAAGAGGCCCCGCTCCGCCGGCGCCGGggggcagcagcagtag